A portion of the Calothrix sp. 336/3 genome contains these proteins:
- a CDS encoding KGK domain-containing protein, translated as MEKIVLGDGDVVSTGGSIFSMSPTFKKQELLTRLSNAANGNHEGNKHIGSWIDTNGVHCKVLLEKGGGWKSGRVRVTLEFTPDPPKNTNPPSPLDDLRT; from the coding sequence ATGGAAAAAATTGTTCTTGGTGATGGGGATGTCGTCTCCACGGGAGGCTCAATATTTAGCATGAGTCCAACATTTAAAAAGCAAGAGTTGCTGACCCGATTAAGCAATGCCGCCAACGGCAATCACGAGGGTAATAAACATATTGGTTCTTGGATTGATACTAATGGTGTCCATTGCAAGGTTCTTCTTGAGAAAGGTGGTGGTTGGAAGTCTGGAAGAGTAAGAGTAACCTTGGAATTTACTCCTGACCCACCTAAAAATACGAATCCCCCGTCTCCCCTTGATGATTTAAGAACCTGA
- a CDS encoding TIGR04168 family protein: protein MLETKGKESGMTSQTTQLTKIKIAVVGDVHDQWENEDAMALKALGVDLVLFVGDFGNESVEVVRAIASLDIPKAAVMGNHDAWYTATEWGRKKCPYDRNQEDWVQQQLELLGDAHVSYGKRDFPNFGFTVVGGRPFSWGGPEWKFADICKERYGITDLEESAAKIFAATKNAEFPTIIFLGHNGPSGLGDRPEDPCGKDWHPIGGDFGDPDLAEAISLTLTTGKQVPLVTFGHMHHTLRHTKKEIRKRVFKSPEGTVYLNAASVPRILEKNGEKIRTFFLVEMTENQVSQVLQVWVGNNSRITSTEILYEQALSVARLA, encoded by the coding sequence ATGCTGGAAACAAAGGGCAAGGAAAGTGGCATGACCAGTCAGACAACTCAGTTAACTAAAATCAAAATTGCTGTCGTGGGAGATGTTCACGACCAATGGGAAAATGAAGATGCTATGGCGCTGAAAGCATTAGGCGTGGATTTAGTATTGTTTGTAGGGGATTTTGGTAATGAATCCGTGGAGGTTGTAAGAGCGATCGCCTCCTTAGATATTCCGAAAGCAGCCGTTATGGGTAATCATGATGCGTGGTACACTGCCACAGAATGGGGACGAAAAAAATGTCCCTATGACCGCAACCAGGAAGACTGGGTACAACAACAATTAGAATTACTAGGGGATGCCCACGTTAGCTACGGTAAACGTGATTTCCCTAATTTTGGCTTTACAGTAGTCGGAGGTCGTCCCTTTAGTTGGGGAGGTCCGGAATGGAAGTTTGCTGATATCTGCAAAGAACGCTACGGAATTACTGATTTGGAAGAATCCGCAGCGAAAATATTTGCAGCAACCAAGAATGCCGAATTTCCAACTATTATTTTTCTTGGTCATAATGGTCCATCTGGGTTAGGCGATCGCCCGGAAGACCCCTGTGGTAAAGATTGGCACCCTATCGGTGGAGATTTTGGAGACCCAGACCTAGCAGAGGCAATTTCTTTGACACTCACTACGGGAAAACAAGTACCTTTAGTGACTTTTGGGCATATGCACCATACTCTACGTCATACAAAAAAAGAAATTCGCAAGCGAGTCTTTAAAAGTCCAGAGGGAACAGTCTACTTAAATGCAGCTAGTGTGCCTCGCATCCTAGAAAAAAATGGCGAAAAAATCCGAACATTTTTCTTGGTAGAAATGACGGAAAACCAGGTATCACAAGTATTACAGGTTTGGGTAGGAAATAATAGCCGCATCACATCTACAGAAATTTTGTATGAACAAGCCCTTTCTGTTGCACGATTGGCATAG
- the nadC gene encoding carboxylating nicotinate-nucleotide diphosphorylase: MTLNNFVLPPSILLNPLLQNWLQEDIGRGDRTTQSLIYTDEIAGEAEWIAKAPGVIAGLPVAFRVFELLNPEIRCISLINEGEVCEKGQVIAKITGSLATLLTGERVALNLAMRLSGIATLTRKYVDKIADLPTQFVDTRKTTPGLRILEKYATQVGGAINHRMGLDDAVMIKDNHITAAGGITEAISRVRSRIPYTLSIEVETETIEQVQEALKNHADIIMLDNMPPDMMREAVALIRQQDNRVKIEASGNVNLETIRAVAETGVNYISSSAPVTQSSWLDLSMKIR; this comes from the coding sequence ATGACACTTAATAATTTTGTACTACCTCCGTCTATTTTACTAAACCCTCTACTGCAAAACTGGTTGCAGGAAGATATCGGTAGGGGCGATCGCACAACCCAATCTCTTATATATACAGATGAAATTGCAGGGGAGGCAGAATGGATCGCCAAAGCTCCTGGAGTAATAGCAGGTTTACCAGTTGCATTCAGAGTATTTGAGTTATTAAATCCCGAGATAAGGTGTATATCCCTGATTAATGAGGGTGAAGTCTGTGAAAAAGGGCAAGTCATCGCAAAAATTACAGGTTCCTTAGCAACCCTACTAACAGGAGAGCGAGTGGCACTGAATTTAGCTATGAGATTAAGTGGAATCGCGACTTTGACTCGTAAATATGTAGATAAAATTGCAGATTTACCAACTCAGTTTGTAGATACACGTAAAACTACCCCTGGTTTGAGAATTTTGGAGAAGTATGCAACCCAGGTAGGGGGTGCGATCAACCATCGTATGGGTTTGGATGATGCAGTGATGATTAAGGATAATCATATTACTGCTGCTGGAGGGATTACGGAAGCAATATCGAGGGTGCGATCGCGTATCCCTTACACACTATCAATAGAAGTAGAGACTGAAACTATTGAGCAGGTGCAAGAGGCATTGAAAAATCATGCAGATATTATCATGTTGGATAATATGCCACCTGATATGATGCGAGAAGCCGTGGCTTTAATTCGCCAACAGGATAATCGAGTCAAAATAGAAGCTTCAGGTAACGTGAATTTGGAGACAATTAGAGCGGTAGCAGAGACAGGGGTTAACTATATCTCCAGTAGTGCCCCAGTCACACAGTCGTCTTGGTTAGATTTGAGTATGAAAATTCGCTAA
- the nadA gene encoding quinolinate synthase NadA, translating into MFTTALTQREKTPLDLFAAIANLKKELNAVILAHYYQEPDIQDIADFIGDSLQLARTAANTNADVIVFAGVHFMAETAKILNPDKLVLLPDLNAGCSLADTCPPQEFAAFKASYPDHLVVSYINCSAEVKAMSDIICTSSNAVKIIQQIPEEQPIIFAPDKNLGRYVMEQTGRKMVLWQGSCIVHETFSEKKLVQLQIHHPQAEIIAHPECEESILRHADYIGSTAALLKYCQQSHSSTFIVATEPGIIHQMQKAAAGKQFIPAPPTNNCNCNECPFMRLNTLEKLYLSMKNCAPEIQMDEEIRVAALRPIQRMLEMSV; encoded by the coding sequence GTGTTTACAACTGCACTTACTCAGCGCGAAAAAACCCCATTGGATTTATTTGCAGCGATCGCCAATCTGAAAAAAGAACTCAACGCCGTTATCTTGGCACATTATTATCAAGAACCTGATATCCAAGATATTGCAGACTTTATTGGTGACTCTCTACAATTGGCAAGAACTGCGGCAAATACGAATGCAGATGTAATTGTTTTTGCTGGTGTTCACTTCATGGCAGAAACCGCAAAAATTCTTAATCCTGATAAATTAGTCCTACTGCCAGATTTAAATGCTGGTTGCTCTCTAGCTGATACTTGCCCACCCCAGGAATTTGCAGCTTTTAAAGCTAGTTATCCTGACCATTTGGTAGTGTCCTATATTAATTGCTCTGCCGAGGTTAAGGCAATGAGTGATATCATTTGCACTAGTTCTAATGCGGTCAAAATTATTCAACAGATACCTGAAGAACAGCCAATAATTTTTGCTCCAGACAAGAACTTAGGACGTTATGTTATGGAGCAAACTGGCAGAAAAATGGTTTTATGGCAAGGCAGTTGTATTGTCCATGAAACTTTCTCGGAAAAGAAACTGGTGCAATTACAAATACATCATCCCCAAGCAGAAATCATTGCCCATCCAGAGTGTGAAGAATCTATTTTGCGTCATGCCGATTATATTGGTTCTACCGCAGCTTTGCTGAAATATTGTCAACAAAGTCATAGCAGTACATTTATTGTGGCAACAGAACCAGGCATAATTCATCAAATGCAAAAAGCCGCAGCAGGAAAACAGTTTATTCCAGCCCCTCCAACAAATAATTGTAATTGCAATGAATGTCCGTTTATGCGCTTGAATACTTTGGAAAAGTTATATTTATCAATGAAAAATTGTGCGCCAGAAATTCAAATGGATGAGGAGATAAGAGTCGCGGCTTTACGTCCTATTCAAAGAATGCTGGAGATGAGCGTTTAG
- a CDS encoding D-Ala-D-Ala carboxypeptidase family metallohydrolase, with amino-acid sequence MRINLNSAIIPDGNFYWHEATRNGERMPESLDVERNIIKIAQALEEVREFLGNKPMRIHSWYRPPRINRAVGGASHSRHILGDAVDFSIPGENPLAIYDKLDEWWGNRGGLGKSSTFTHIDLRGTRSRWTY; translated from the coding sequence ATGCGGATTAATTTAAATTCTGCCATCATTCCAGATGGAAATTTTTACTGGCATGAAGCGACTAGAAACGGGGAACGGATGCCTGAATCTCTAGACGTAGAACGGAACATCATCAAAATTGCTCAGGCACTGGAAGAAGTACGGGAATTTCTAGGGAATAAACCTATGAGAATCCACAGTTGGTATAGACCACCCAGGATTAATCGTGCTGTGGGTGGGGCGAGTCACTCACGGCACATACTCGGTGATGCTGTGGATTTTTCTATACCAGGTGAAAACCCACTGGCTATTTATGACAAGCTGGACGAATGGTGGGGGAATCGTGGGGGCTTGGGGAAATCATCCACATTCACTCACATAGACCTACGCGGAACACGTAGCCGTTGGACGTACTAA
- a CDS encoding GAF domain-containing protein, with product MTLSQEHESPTGVNQEDLIRKITNRIRLSLELQEILNTTVTEVRSFLGTDRVMIYKFHADDSGQVIAESINQDRFPSLLGLNFPADDIPPDARELFVKAKVRSVANVETNQMGHSVVHHLDTGEVVSENIRYRSIDPCHVEYLTTMGVKSTTTVPILHQNRLWGLLVSHHAEARTVVESELAAIQMVVDQLAIAIAQSSLFTQTKEKAAREGVINQISRLLHSLPTINFQPALEAVIQELNGSGGRLCIRNQAFEIESNCIKSLGDCLRGGEQIQVYTYGKQPVVPQLSQHKIIEQYHCWQEHYQSGNYDIWAITDIQQHSELRNLLPCFQDTGIRSILIIPLEYRQQLLGYLTIFRDEIDTETLWAGQYDTDQRQLYPRLSFDIWRESKKNVARCWTQTEQELAIEVGKQFASAIQQYELYQQVHQLNSNLETQVKERTQELQLAVEQQRLLFEIVVKIRQSLDLDSIFLATASELRQFLSADRVVVYRFIPESELDAGEIVAEDVLPEYVSAIALKIQDNCFKQKYLELGKQGKVRAIADIYNAGLTDCHVKMLEKLQVRANLIIPLTEGDELWGLLCIHQCDRPRIWEETEINFVSQIATQLSVAIEQADLLKQTQQKTLEIEQANEQQRILFDVVAKMRTSLDLEQIFNTMSQEVRKALDTDRVAVFRFDPAAAYNYGEFIAEDVSLDFPSALAAKIKDHCFGENYAQKYSIGRVCVTHDIYKAGFQDCHIAILERFAVYASIIAPIMKGEQLWGLLCIHECGQPRQWLESEIQFATQIATQLSVALEQGDLLAQSQLQAEQVAQTLQDLQQMQTKLIQNEKMSSLGQLVAGIAHEINNPVNFIYGNINHATQYTEDLLGMLDLYQQQCSHTSEEIIERADTIDLEFIIEDLPKMLSSMKVGTERIRHIVLSLRNFSRLDEAEMKAVDIHEGIDSTLLILKHRIKSKPDSSSIEIIKNYGQLPLVECYAGQLNQVFMNVISNAIDALEAYQDSLPESEHHHSKIVITTSLSPQNTASDNPRKNVIIQISDNGAGIPENIISRIFDPFFTTKQVGKGTGLGLSISYQIVVEKHGGVFQCKSQPGKGTDFWIEIPLLTPCTNKG from the coding sequence ATGACCCTATCACAGGAACATGAATCGCCTACTGGTGTCAATCAAGAAGATTTAATCCGGAAAATCACCAACAGGATTCGTTTGTCTTTAGAACTGCAAGAGATTCTGAACACAACTGTAACAGAAGTGCGCTCTTTCCTAGGGACAGACCGGGTAATGATATATAAGTTTCATGCTGATGATAGTGGTCAAGTTATTGCTGAGTCCATTAACCAGGATAGATTTCCATCTCTACTAGGTCTAAATTTTCCTGCTGATGATATTCCACCTGATGCACGGGAATTATTTGTAAAAGCGAAGGTACGCTCTGTTGCGAATGTAGAAACAAACCAAATGGGGCATAGTGTGGTACACCATCTAGATACTGGAGAAGTAGTATCAGAGAATATACGCTATCGCAGTATTGACCCTTGTCATGTGGAATATTTAACAACCATGGGGGTTAAATCTACAACCACAGTACCAATACTTCATCAGAATCGACTCTGGGGATTGCTAGTATCCCATCATGCGGAAGCTAGGACAGTTGTAGAGAGTGAACTTGCAGCCATACAAATGGTAGTAGATCAGTTAGCGATCGCCATTGCTCAAAGCTCTCTATTCACCCAAACTAAGGAAAAAGCTGCACGAGAAGGGGTGATTAATCAGATATCGAGATTACTTCATTCCCTACCTACTATTAATTTTCAACCAGCTCTAGAAGCTGTGATTCAAGAATTAAATGGTTCTGGAGGGAGATTGTGCATCCGTAATCAGGCTTTTGAGATAGAAAGTAATTGTATCAAAAGCTTGGGAGACTGCTTAAGAGGTGGAGAGCAGATTCAAGTTTATACCTATGGAAAACAACCTGTAGTACCACAACTGAGTCAGCACAAAATTATCGAGCAATATCACTGTTGGCAAGAGCATTATCAATCTGGCAACTATGATATTTGGGCAATTACGGATATTCAGCAACACTCAGAATTACGCAACTTACTACCTTGTTTTCAAGATACTGGAATTCGTAGTATCCTCATAATTCCTCTGGAATACCGCCAACAGTTACTAGGTTATCTCACTATTTTCAGAGATGAAATTGATACAGAAACTCTTTGGGCAGGTCAGTATGATACTGATCAAAGACAGCTATATCCTCGTCTATCCTTCGATATTTGGCGAGAATCGAAAAAAAATGTGGCTCGTTGTTGGACACAAACAGAGCAGGAATTAGCGATAGAAGTCGGTAAGCAATTTGCTTCGGCGATTCAACAGTATGAGTTGTATCAACAGGTACATCAGTTAAATAGTAACCTGGAAACACAAGTCAAAGAGCGTACCCAAGAATTGCAACTAGCTGTAGAACAGCAAAGATTACTGTTTGAAATCGTTGTGAAAATTCGCCAGTCTCTGGATTTAGACAGTATTTTTTTAGCAACAGCTAGTGAGTTACGTCAATTTTTGAGTGCTGATCGGGTGGTGGTTTATCGCTTTATTCCGGAATCAGAGCTAGATGCAGGGGAAATTGTTGCTGAGGATGTACTACCGGAGTATGTATCCGCGATCGCTCTGAAAATTCAAGATAACTGTTTTAAGCAAAAGTATTTAGAGTTAGGGAAACAAGGAAAAGTTAGGGCGATCGCTGACATCTACAATGCAGGTTTAACGGATTGTCACGTCAAAATGCTGGAAAAACTCCAGGTAAGGGCAAACCTGATTATACCTCTAACAGAAGGAGATGAGCTTTGGGGACTACTATGTATTCACCAGTGCGATCGTCCTCGCATTTGGGAAGAGACAGAAATCAATTTTGTCAGCCAAATTGCAACTCAATTATCTGTGGCGATCGAACAAGCAGATTTACTGAAACAAACTCAACAGAAAACCTTAGAAATTGAACAGGCAAATGAACAGCAACGTATACTCTTTGATGTAGTTGCCAAAATGCGAACATCTTTGGATCTAGAGCAGATTTTCAACACCATGTCTCAAGAGGTTCGTAAAGCACTGGATACAGATAGGGTTGCTGTTTTTCGCTTCGACCCGGCAGCAGCATATAATTACGGTGAATTTATTGCTGAAGATGTCTCTTTGGATTTTCCATCTGCTTTAGCAGCAAAGATAAAAGACCATTGTTTTGGTGAAAACTATGCCCAAAAATATAGTATTGGGCGAGTATGTGTAACCCATGATATTTACAAAGCAGGTTTTCAGGACTGTCACATTGCTATCTTAGAGAGATTTGCAGTTTATGCCAGTATTATTGCTCCTATCATGAAAGGTGAGCAGTTATGGGGATTACTTTGTATTCACGAATGTGGACAACCCCGACAATGGCTAGAATCAGAAATTCAATTTGCTACCCAGATAGCAACACAACTATCAGTTGCTTTGGAACAAGGCGATTTATTAGCACAAAGTCAGCTGCAAGCAGAGCAAGTTGCTCAAACACTGCAAGATTTGCAGCAGATGCAAACTAAGTTAATTCAAAATGAAAAAATGTCTTCTCTAGGGCAACTTGTAGCAGGTATTGCCCATGAAATTAATAATCCTGTGAATTTTATCTATGGCAATATCAATCATGCTACCCAATATACAGAGGATTTGCTGGGGATGCTTGATTTATATCAGCAACAATGTTCTCATACGAGTGAGGAAATTATTGAACGTGCAGATACAATCGATTTAGAATTTATCATTGAAGATTTACCCAAAATGCTTTCTTCGATGAAGGTTGGGACTGAACGCATTCGTCATATTGTTCTATCCTTAAGAAACTTTTCGCGCTTAGATGAAGCAGAAATGAAAGCTGTAGATATTCATGAGGGTATTGACAGCACATTACTGATTCTGAAGCATCGAATTAAATCTAAACCTGATAGTTCTTCAATTGAAATCATCAAAAATTATGGGCAATTACCTTTAGTTGAATGTTATGCTGGACAACTGAACCAGGTATTTATGAACGTTATTAGTAATGCTATTGATGCTTTAGAAGCATATCAAGATTCATTACCTGAAAGTGAACATCACCACAGTAAAATTGTCATTACTACCAGTTTAAGCCCGCAAAATACTGCGAGCGATAATCCTAGAAAAAATGTCATTATTCAAATTAGTGATAATGGAGCGGGAATTCCCGAAAATATCATTTCCCGTATCTTTGACCCTTTCTTTACCACTAAGCAGGTTGGTAAGGGAACTGGTTTAGGATTATCTATCAGCTATCAAATTGTCGTGGAGAAACATGGTGGAGTGTTTCAATGTAAATCTCAACCTGGAAAAGGTACAGATTTCTGGATTGAAATTCCTTTACTCACACCTTGTACTAATAAAGGTTGA
- a CDS encoding 3'-5' exonuclease → MDDQQQAALWAKEILEKDNWCILDTETTGLGNAQIVQVGILSCTNSEGWQTLVKPTIPIEEGAKNVHGIGYDQVASAPYFDEIFIDLLKIIQGRDLVIYNAEFDLSMIRQSLRARGVHIAFPTSDRRKCRIFTNGGSIHDAMLYYSQWVGDWSEYHGNYKWQKLPYGDHSALGDCKAVLKIIQEMAAS, encoded by the coding sequence ATGGACGACCAGCAACAAGCCGCCCTATGGGCAAAAGAAATTCTAGAAAAAGATAACTGGTGCATTCTCGACACCGAAACCACAGGATTGGGAAATGCCCAAATTGTGCAAGTCGGGATACTTTCCTGTACAAACTCGGAAGGCTGGCAAACTCTTGTCAAGCCAACAATCCCCATAGAGGAAGGAGCTAAAAACGTTCACGGTATTGGTTATGACCAGGTAGCATCTGCACCTTATTTTGATGAAATATTCATTGACCTTTTGAAAATCATTCAAGGTCGAGACTTGGTTATTTATAACGCCGAATTTGACCTCTCTATGATTCGGCAATCCTTACGGGCTAGGGGGGTTCACATCGCATTCCCTACTAGCGACAGACGTAAATGTCGGATTTTCACCAACGGTGGAAGCATCCATGATGCAATGCTCTATTACTCTCAATGGGTAGGCGATTGGAGCGAATATCACGGCAATTACAAATGGCAAAAACTCCCATACGGTGATCATTCTGCCCTTGGGGATTGCAAAGCAGTTTTGAAAATCATTCAAGAAATGGCAGCTAGCTAA
- a CDS encoding LamG domain-containing protein: protein MPISNLQKSENINTPTIVNSGLQLEYRFTETTITDYSGNNRTGQSGNSSAIDSQDVTPIDWLNVGVDFIDDNYIACPSGIYFPGAFTVETCLFLRDYAAWARIFDFGNGQANENVLLSSSNNGSGRLHLDIIANGQFSSPVVAPFSTKLLEWVYICVSFSSGTGKIYINNSLQARGNLLTPSNLTRNNNFLGRSNWNGEAYLNGCLSLFRIYNRELSNTERTDNFKQSRLWLADKGIIL, encoded by the coding sequence ATGCCTATTAGTAATTTACAGAAGTCAGAAAATATAAATACCCCGACTATTGTAAATAGTGGCTTGCAGCTTGAGTATAGATTTACTGAAACAACTATTACCGATTATTCAGGGAATAATAGGACGGGACAATCAGGTAATAGTTCTGCTATTGATTCTCAAGATGTTACCCCTATTGATTGGTTAAATGTTGGGGTTGATTTTATTGATGATAATTATATTGCTTGTCCCTCTGGGATTTATTTCCCCGGAGCTTTCACCGTCGAGACTTGCCTATTTTTACGAGACTACGCTGCATGGGCAAGAATTTTTGATTTTGGCAACGGACAAGCTAACGAGAATGTTCTCCTGAGTTCATCTAATAATGGGAGTGGGAGACTACACCTAGATATTATTGCTAATGGTCAATTTAGTAGTCCTGTGGTGGCTCCATTCTCAACCAAATTATTAGAATGGGTTTATATTTGTGTCAGCTTTTCATCGGGAACAGGAAAAATTTATATAAATAATTCCCTACAAGCAAGAGGAAATTTACTAACACCAAGCAACCTTACAAGGAATAACAATTTCTTGGGGCGGTCTAATTGGAATGGTGAGGCGTATTTAAATGGTTGCTTGTCATTATTTAGAATCTACAACAGGGAATTAAGTAACACCGAACGAACAGATAACTTTAAACAATCCCGTCTATGGTTAGCAGACAAAGGAATAATTTTATAA